Part of the Spinacia oleracea cultivar Varoflay chromosome 5, BTI_SOV_V1, whole genome shotgun sequence genome, ggttgcaagtttgttttaaggataaaaaccatcaaacatgaaattgtgttcacacacaaagctagattagttgctaaaggttacaagcaaattcacggtgtggattgtgttgaaacctcatgcataagcgtaatgcttaagtctataattcaagtaatgattgcatattggtacatatgacaattggatgacaaaaagttttcctcaatcaaatgttggaagaaaactatgtacatagcatgtcataggatttgtggatccaaataatgcttgaaatgaatgctagcttatgaaatctaagtacagatttaagcaagcaattgggaattggaattgtattttagtgaagctaataagtattttagtttcataaaatgtacatgattcttatagatatataagaagtttagtgggagtacataaaaacttaattggtcctatgtgtatcacacacatatctctctattgtgaaataacattcaaatgctaatgacttagatttgaaattattcatcaatgacggaccatggcgaaacttagtacatactgggtattaagatctatttacaaagatcttataatattgttttggattaagtaatggcattggagacatttgacccatatgaataaatctaagtaaaggatgtttgaactatgtataagcatttactaagttaaacatcaaagaatctgagtaagattcttaacctatattatatgtcaaagaatttagctggattcagtatctactgaaattgaatgagctaaagttacatgaatagaattcaattggaaattattctgcaaaagaatttatcatgtgtgatataatatgaggatcgccaagaatgtatcgtatggctttaggcataacgaacatataccaatctctattgatctaagtgaagatcaactagattgagatcaagaaaaacttatggtacttgaaaaggtacataagagtagttattgattcaaggaaataaaagatatgataaatattgatgctacacgcaaaggatcaagcaagatctctttggagttaaccattggcaaggacgagctatagagcatcgtgttttgaaatagcaacatggattggagaccatgagttgttgcgtgggaaattaaatattaatttctatgttctaagatacagctagaaagtcttccacatatctgtgaactgcttggataagtgaatccaaccaaagcatcactagcaacctaaacagttgaagtagaagtacttatttcctaagaagcaataaaacagagttgtttgtattaatgagttctttatcgaacttaggtagatcacatgtctgctgacttgatgattcttcattgaaaaatgcgtagaaccactcttgtagctggacagactagatcacaaaataaacatactcagaagatcttatcatcatatctcgaagaacattcgagaaaaggatatcaagattggcaaagcatgataactaaacctatgcaataagtgagaagcaacactcacattgtagcactggaaatcaagcatagctttgaattccatgaattgttttataGATGgtttcgaggcccatggttgtaaaacattggggttgaacatttatcatatatgaaataaattttcatattccatttaatcttggtttagtattaaatgatgagtccgttcaatttgacgatatattcaagatatactgtcaggaccagtcctgtgactaagaaatgtctatcaagtgaacttgaatgtcaaaagttgaaaaaggtccctggtcggagttttctataaagatggacgcatagaaaacgttagacgactagaatgcaagatgactagtagttctgtttcttgaactatgtggacatggcaatgtcgtaatcatttgcatagatacttactttgggaagactagtatcggacagacctataaaactttactgtaagagatgaaaatctgtcataagtaaatttcattaaaattattagacactaaattctcaatacctgagtgatttgagattacttgtttgagaactgtttACTtggacgttgaccaaccgtcgcaccgtaaaaggaggctataaaggcaacgctcaggtaatcacctatcaaacgaagtctaatctcaagatcgcaagattgggattgtcctcccataaatcgggatgagatgcttaaaagttgtacaaggccactcggagagctagaaactgtaaaatgcatggccgtgctcagatgaatcataggttatgattatctgtttatttgatcagttgaactctgaagccgagaaacacctctggacttaataaggatgacaactcttaccttatgttcaagagcaagcatcgagtgacaaaggaattaggaaatgcacacttgtccctaaggacaagtgggagactgaaggaaataatgcccttggtccaagtatgcatttaatgttaattctaataaatgcggttcagtattaattaacaagttaataattcagtgagatcaagtgagctgaatgcctagctagaggccgcttcagttcaagtggaattaatgatattaatccacagcttactcttgactgaacccgtagggtcacacaaatagtacataaacggatcaagtatttaatggcattaaatactccatctatggatattcggaatcgacggatcttggtttcagtgggagatgagatcgtcaaaggcaagaaatgaatactccggaaacgatgatattgccggaaacggaaatatggatcgtatcggaaatataaatattatccaagtcgtagatgttcccggaaacggaaacatggtacgtatcggaaaatattattggaaatggaaatattgccggaatcggaaatattgccggaaacggaaatattgtcagaatcggaaatattatcgaaatcggaaaataattccggaaacggaaatattaaatatttgttcgaaacggaaattaattccggaatcggaaatattaaatattgttcgtatcggaaatgaattccggaatcgggaatttaatcggaagcgcgtcgtacgaattagcatcggacgagacttgctagacttcctggcattaaggtttcccgcatgatttatgttttgtcatatgtatcataacctaacagtaataGCCAGTCTGCACTGCATATCGCATAGAATCCCGTGTTTCATGAGCGGACGAAACATATTGAGTTGGATTGTCATTTTATTCGTGATGCAATCAAGGAGGGGATAATTTGTCCATCGTATGTGTCAATGAAGGTTCAGTTGGAGGATATTTTCACCAAAGCTTTGGGGAAGGCGCGatttgagtttttttaaaaCAAGATGGACATTCGAGATCTTCATGCTCAACTTTGAGGGGGGGTGACGGAGTATACGAAGTTTATTATGTGAATATTGTAATATCCAAGATATATACGGAATTACCTAAATAGCCTTCCTAATGTAATATAAATATGTACGTTGAGAATGAATGAGAAGATACGACATTGAGTGTTTTGCATTAAGTACACAcagtataaaaatattaaattgacTGCACGAAAGTgaacaataaaaatattattgcAACATTGTAATAAGTTATTATAAATTCGTCTCAAATAAAACTTTGTCATCCAAAAATTAACCCTATAGCTCtttcataaaaataaataatcatatcaAGATTACTATTTTGGTGTCACAATCTCGTGTAATTCCAATTAATAGTTGTATATTATCTCTTCTTCTAAAAGAAATGACATGAACAACTTTTTTGAAGTGCGAATGAACCACGAAGACAAATACAAATTATAAACAGGGTCagtgttgaccctaaagttttgatgatgacaaagcaaactcttgactattggttaagttatgttgcaaatTAGGTTGCGAGATCCTTTGAAGGATAAAGCTAAGTtagggagatcctgagttggataaactaagcaaagtGGAATATATGCAAGTcacttgatccatgtcagacactacgttGAAAAATTAATCATTTGGCAAGTTTAGAAATgtgagatccttaggcgagttcctgaGGCGAGATCCTCTTatttatgtggatcctcgatgttccagagaagaaACAAATTGTGAAGACTTTGAGTGAATCTTTCTAAAGGTGCAATCATGAAGACTATAACATATGAgattatgtttaggatttatgtaagtatttaatattgtttatacatagtttggaacgaaaggaacataagtattttggtacgtttttaattgaaaatattaactgtaattataaaagagctTTAATAagaaaatctttgttaataaataaaataaatttaataaatataaacataggattctaatttatattttccttgtttttcaaacaaaagattttccatgatccttaaaactctccgCAGTATTTTCCAATTAAACGTGCAAGTAGTGTTGGAATTGGTCTCctctgtttctctccaactatgccaaAGTTATTGAGCAGTAACAGTTAGTGGGAGTTGAGGGAAACATGGTAACCAACCCTAGGTAAaactcctctataaaaggaaaagagtTTTCACTATTTCAAACACACAACTGATCTTTGCAAATTATATCCTAagagagcttaaacgttttaagaGAATCAGTTTACAAaaagagtgttccttgagttccttaattctataagctttattacgtactagagtttgttatcaaattgtattttgggtgtaagggttgagtgatccttgagtgacttagagttaagtcagagagagaaagagtgagaaagaggagcacaatAATCAACGGGGATTGCTGTGAGGAACTCGTGTTcgtgaggaactcgagttagaaatcgtatttgtaatagaggtattacattaatacaaaagagttgtGAGGTTCTCTTGATTAgcgtcaagaaggttcctcagtttcatatctttcttcgctTATTGATCACagtttctttattgtttaaattccacaagaaacttacccaagttcccaagaaacaattcaccattcttgtcaagtgttcctactgaactatcagccAGGGTTTTGAGCCTGATGACCTTGTAATTACAAATTACATGTCTTTAAAGTTTAAACCgtgaaaaaacatgaatatGATAGAATAACAACCACCTTGTAATTTGGGAAAGCTTTACATTGATTTAGCCAACAtcttttaggattttgattatttaaacttGGAAAGATACCATCTTCATGGAAAGCTTTACGTTGCTCCTTTTGATGCCAATGTCACTATTGCTTTAACAAATGTATTCATGTGCATTTCTTCTATGTTACAAAAATAAAGGCTTTGCTGAAACGTGAAATTTTCGCTAACTTCGAATCTCTACGATATAGACTTGTAATTACTACTTTAACATCAAATTTTACCATCCATGGTTTTCTTTGGTGTTACTCAAAACTTTTTGGAACTTTTTGGGATCATGTTGGAAAGTTTTGCAGTTGAAACTCCAATTTCTTTACGCTTCTGTGGATATTTCAAACTGCAATCGCGTGTGAACTTGCACTGAATTTTTTACGAAATTATTCATTTATATTTCTCGAAGCAGTTTCGATGAGATATCAGAAGTGCACTACAAATAAAATTTAAACAAGGCAAtgacaaatatatatatatatatatatatatatatatatatatatatatatatatatatatataagcacAACAAAAGGGCTACTTCTGATGTTCATGACATTTTTACTTTACAACAACAAAAGAATGATGCTCCATATGTTAGTTAAACTCTGAAGCTGAGTTTGCTGCAGAAGAATATTCTAGCATGGCATTGATCGGCATATAAGCCTCTGCTGCTGCTGATGCTGTGTCTGCTGCTGGTTCTGAAACTGTACATGGCATGATCTTGCCTTATCTCTCAGCTCCTCAAATGCTGTCATAGTTTCCACATCAAACCCTCCTGCAAACTGATCACACAACAACGGTAAAGAATTTCAGTAAAACATCATACTTCGTATGTTACAAGTAAAAATGAGTGATGAATTTAACAGTAAAGAGCAGTAAATTCACCTGGTGTACCCGGAAAGCAAACCTAACAGCTTGAACAATTAACTCTTCTTCCTCAGGGCCACCACCGACTACTTCAAGCTCTGCTGATACTCGTTTCATGTATTTCATTGCCAATTTCACAGATGCCAGCTTGATCTGTCAATTATTAACAGCTTCAACATGAATACAAGGATGAATGGTACACAAACAGCTTCAAATAAGCAATTATGTATGGTACAAATGTCTAGCTATATTTGGTTCAAAtgttgatgaacttgattaCTTGAATGGGTACATGATACGTTTTCATAATACAGCAATTTTCCTATATAGAGCTGGCAACTTTTGTTAAGATATGAAGATGTCATGTTACTCGTACTTTGTTGCACCCAATGTTAGACAGCTATATATAATCAAAGATCACACTCAACTAAACTTTTCCATGGTTCCTTGTGTGAGATGGTTTAAATCATGCTGTTTGCATACAAATGAGACCGGCCAAAATAGAGCTGGAAACTTTTGACAAGATTGGTAATTTGATGCATGTTACTTGTACTTGGGTAATAGTACTCCTGTTAGACACGGATATGTGACCAAAGATCACACTCAACTAAAATTCCCATGTTTTTGCTCAAATATGAAGGGTCAGGTGACCAAAAATGTACCGAAGAGATGTAATCCAAATCATATACAAGTATCTATGATCCATCAATAAAATTGACATCTAGTATGtcattataaatttaaaatatcaACCGAGATTATAACACAACACGACCCATTTACCAATATCATCAACATTAGTGGCGAATAAATAAAAGAAGTTGAACACATCTGAGTATCCGACAAACTCAGCATGGCATTAGAGTATTAGCAAAGACCCATCTCAGAAACATCAATGTTACCTACTACCAAAGTAATCTACGTCCTTATTAAACTCTACCCAAATATGGATCTAGGAACTTTCAAGATCCCTGGTCACAAGTGTAGGAAGGATCCTCAAGTGCGACTTTTTAGGAGTATGGGGATACATAAAAGGTCAACTTTCTCACCCAAGGAAGGAGGGAAAATCTGATACTCCTATTCTTTTAGTACTAATTTGCTAAGCTAAGAAAGATCCAAACAAACATATTACTACAATTTATATGGTATTTCCCATGTGCGCATGCATGCATTGGTGTATTTAATTGAAGAAcatttatatacggagtaattttaTCTTCACTACTTTTTGTCATTTTGCTGCATTTTTTATGcaaatgttttttttgtttatagTATAGTTTAGTAGGCCATGTCCCAACAAAAGTATCATGCAGCATGAATCACAACGGTCATGTATATGTATATCCAACATCTTAACCCAAGTTAGGTGGGAAGAAATAATATAGCACTTTCATACTTCACTTCATAATGCAACAAAATCTCTAACATAGATAGAGATGGTGCAAGAAAATGAAGTGAAACGGAAAATGGTTGTAGGAAGATAATTTCACCTGACTGACAAATCCGGTGTCAAGCATCCAATCAACAGGGATGTGAAAGGACTTGAATCTGTTGGCTGCTGATTCTCTTAGTCGCGACAGATTATAAACCCCGTGTTCTAATCTGTTTCAATTAGCATATCATGAAATAGCATTAGCTAGTTGAAATCAAACTGTTATACAGAATTGCAACCAAGAAAAATGAACATGAGAAATGGATGTTGAATGTAGTACTTTTCAAGTAGAGTTTGCATTTTCTTGAGTGTGGTGGAACAAGCTTGACGAGCCACATCCCTAAAGGATGAAGCCTCAGATTCAAGCTTCTTGAGATCAGAGTACTCAAATGCGGCTTCCCTCAACGCATCAGCCTTCTGCTCCGGCCAATTGAAGTGTTTTAGAACCGCCCTCTCATCCACCTAAACACACATTTAGTATTAGTAAACATTTGTGAATCACAGAATAAGCATTTTGCAAAGATGTATATGTATGTTTTGAGTGGGTGACATACCAAGTAAGAGAGTTCATCATCAAGCCATTTCACAAAACAAACCACATCTTCAATGTCTGTAAATGCAGCTGCCTCAACCTCTTTTATCAAAAACCTGATGAATTCTCCTTGTGTTTCCACATCTGTTTTAATCTAGATTTCAATCCAAAACAACCCACAAAACAGAAGTTAACACCCAATGTCCAGAAAACAAATACTAGTACACTAGATTCTATATTCATGAAGTAGCCAAACTTTAACTAACTAAGCTAGTTGTTCTCTACGCCTTTACGGCCCAGTATTAAGTTAATTAATTGAACTGCATCTAATCTCCTCAACATCATTATTAACATCTGATTAATTCAAGTGAAGTTAATGAACATCTGTTTTGACATTCTGAAAGCTGACCAATAACCAGACATTTAAATTAAATGTTTAtaataaatacaaattaaagcaacaaaacaatAAAAGTTCTTTTTCAGTAAATcaaatcgaatcaaagaaagTAGCTGaattttaaacaaaataaacCAAATTCCAAACTAAAAAGTTCATAACTAAAGACAATTACTACTGCACTATTGCCTCAAGTCTTGTCAATGTCAAATTTAAACCCAGAAAAAAGGACACTTCAGTGGCAAAACCGTAAATAACTCAAAAACTCCATAacgggaagaaaagaaaaaaaaggagacTCACCGCAAGCAAGTACACAGACCGATTCTCAATTTCTCCAACGAGGTCACGAGCACTCGACGCCGTTACCTCTGCCGTACCGGCACCGGAATCTCGCCGGGAATCTCTCCTCATTAGCGAGTGGTAAAACTCCACAACTTCCGGCACTCTCTTGACCTTCGAAGCTATAACTTTCGCTCCCTTTGACGGAGCcggcggcggcggtggtggcGGTTGCGCCGCGGATTTCTTAACtggaggtggaggtggtggtggtggtggaggtacTACTTTCGCCGTCGATGATGGAGGCAACGGAGGCGGAGGAGGTGGTGGTGCTGTAATACTGTCCGTCGATTTACGGCCGTCCGAAAACGACGAAGATGAGGACACAGAATAAGAAGAATCGGAGTAAGAACGCTTCGGCGGGGGTTTCGGTACTCTAGGAATCCGAGATCGAACAAACGGAGACTCAGATGTTTCCGCAATCTCGTCCGCGGAACTACACCGCGAATGCCGCGCCGGTTCAATCTCTACCACGGCCGTGTACGACGGTG contains:
- the LOC110777168 gene encoding protein CHUP1, chloroplastic, whose protein sequence is MVAGKVKSAMGLQKSPKPEKPPPPSKPPSPSHTSSAGKSSSQKSTVFNRSFGVYFPRSSAQVQPKPPDVTELVKLVEELRDRESRLKTQLIEQQLLRETAAIVPSLEAEITSRKSETERLMMKLAELHAENEKLVHERELMKEVFDRERREKDAKISELMLEIEDVKQLSSSQRFQGLIEASGKSNLIKNLSFRKSGVTISSSMAGKVYEHNVGNNDHQFLHQHPPLTPSYTAVVEIEPARHSRCSSADEIAETSESPFVRSRIPRVPKPPPKRSYSDSSYSVSSSSSFSDGRKSTDSITAPPPPPPPLPPSSTAKVVPPPPPPPPPPVKKSAAQPPPPPPPAPSKGAKVIASKVKRVPEVVEFYHSLMRRDSRRDSGAGTAEVTASSARDLVGEIENRSVYLLAIKTDVETQGEFIRFLIKEVEAAAFTDIEDVVCFVKWLDDELSYLVDERAVLKHFNWPEQKADALREAAFEYSDLKKLESEASSFRDVARQACSTTLKKMQTLLEKLEHGVYNLSRLRESAANRFKSFHIPVDWMLDTGFVSQIKLASVKLAMKYMKRVSAELEVVGGGPEEEELIVQAVRFAFRVHQFAGGFDVETMTAFEELRDKARSCHVQFQNQQQTQHQQQQRLICRSMPC